In Saccharomonospora marina XMU15, one genomic interval encodes:
- a CDS encoding amidase: protein MSEAELCLRSATELAAMLRRREVSAREVLDAHLERIDALNPKVNAIVTVAREHANRAARAADEAIMSGGPLGPLHGLPVAHKDLTETKGIRTTYGSPARADYVPDFDSIVVERLTSAGAVTVGKTNTPEWGTGSQTFNPLFGVTRNPYDLTKTVGGSSGGAAAALAARLVPIADGTDMGGSLRNPASFCNVVGLRPSIGRVPMWPTADPMFTLSVAGPMARTVADVALLMRVLAEPDPRSPLSHHVPAARFADPLERDFTGTTVAWSDDLGGLPVDERVLRAMAPGRQVLGELGCRVVDRDPDLTGAEDAFRTWRAWYYALSLGGLYREHPEWFGESAAWNIEVGQRVTGDDLARAQQRRIALYHRMREFLDTHEFLVTLVSPVPPFDVELPYPPEVAGVESETYLDWMRSCYWISATGLPAASVPCGFTDDGLPVGLQIVGRPGDDFGVLQLAHAFESATATGLRAPVPPADTDDSHGSTP from the coding sequence ATGTCAGAAGCAGAACTGTGCCTGCGCTCGGCCACCGAGCTGGCCGCGATGTTGCGTCGGCGCGAGGTTTCGGCCAGGGAAGTGCTCGATGCGCACCTTGAGCGCATCGACGCGTTGAATCCGAAGGTGAACGCGATCGTCACCGTGGCACGCGAGCACGCGAACCGTGCGGCGCGGGCCGCGGACGAGGCGATCATGAGCGGCGGGCCGCTCGGCCCGCTGCACGGGCTCCCGGTCGCCCACAAGGACCTGACCGAGACCAAGGGCATCCGTACGACCTACGGATCGCCAGCCCGGGCGGATTACGTTCCCGACTTCGACAGCATCGTGGTGGAGCGGCTGACCTCGGCGGGAGCCGTGACGGTCGGCAAGACCAACACGCCGGAGTGGGGCACCGGGTCGCAGACGTTCAACCCGCTGTTCGGTGTCACCCGCAACCCCTACGACCTGACCAAGACCGTGGGCGGCAGCAGCGGGGGAGCGGCGGCCGCGCTGGCCGCCAGGCTGGTTCCCATCGCCGACGGCACTGACATGGGCGGGTCGCTGCGCAACCCGGCGAGTTTCTGCAACGTGGTGGGGCTGCGGCCATCCATCGGCAGGGTGCCGATGTGGCCGACCGCGGACCCGATGTTCACCCTGAGCGTGGCGGGGCCGATGGCGCGGACGGTCGCCGACGTCGCGCTGCTGATGCGGGTGCTGGCCGAACCCGACCCGCGTTCACCGCTGTCCCACCACGTTCCGGCAGCGAGGTTCGCCGACCCGCTCGAGCGTGACTTCACCGGCACCACCGTGGCGTGGAGCGACGACCTGGGTGGCCTGCCCGTCGACGAGCGAGTATTGCGGGCGATGGCCCCGGGCAGGCAGGTGCTGGGGGAACTGGGTTGCCGGGTGGTCGATCGCGACCCGGACCTCACCGGTGCCGAGGACGCGTTTCGCACCTGGCGTGCCTGGTACTACGCGCTGAGTCTCGGCGGGCTTTACCGCGAGCATCCGGAGTGGTTCGGCGAGAGCGCCGCGTGGAACATCGAGGTAGGGCAACGGGTGACGGGGGATGATCTGGCTCGCGCGCAGCAGCGACGGATCGCGCTCTACCACCGGATGCGCGAGTTCCTCGACACCCATGAGTTCCTGGTGACCCTGGTGTCGCCCGTGCCGCCCTTCGACGTCGAACTGCCCTACCCGCCCGAGGTCGCAGGGGTGGAGTCGGAGACCTACCTGGACTGGATGCGGTCGTGCTACTGGATTTCCGCTACCGGGCTGCCTGCTGCCTCGGTGCCGTGCGGGTTCACCGACGACGGCCTTCCGGTGGGCCTGCAGATCGTGGGCCGACCGGGAGACGACTTCGGCGTGCTGCAACTGGCACACGCGTTCGAGTCCGCCACCGCAACCGGTCTGCGCGCACCCGTTCCGCCTGCGGACACCGACGATTCACACGGGAGCACGCCGTGA
- the bar gene encoding barbiturase gives MPPAIEVRKVPIHSVADASELAKLIDERVLEADRVVAIIGKTEGNGGVNDFTRIIADRAFREVLVEKGTRSMEEVRQVPIVWSGGTDGVISPHATIFATVEEGKAEPTDEPRLTVGFAMSEQLLPEEIGRRPMIEKVAAGVKEAMARAGITDPADVHYVQTKTPLLTIETIRDAKSRGKSVWTEHTLESMDLSNGTTALGIAVALGEIDMPSDEDVMHNRDLYSKVASCSSGVELDRAQIVVVGNARGVGGRYRIGHSVMRDALDQDGIWDSVRDAGLGLPAVPHSRDLDGRLVNVFLKCEASPDGMVRGRRNAMLDDSDVHWHRQIKACVGGVTAAVTGDPAVFVSVSAVHQGPSGGGTVAAIVDLGAEPTGYRAPRD, from the coding sequence ATGCCACCCGCGATCGAAGTACGCAAGGTGCCGATCCACTCGGTCGCCGACGCGAGCGAGCTGGCCAAGCTGATCGACGAGCGCGTGCTTGAGGCCGACAGGGTCGTCGCCATCATCGGCAAGACCGAGGGCAACGGCGGGGTGAACGACTTCACCCGGATCATCGCCGACCGCGCCTTCCGCGAGGTGCTCGTGGAAAAGGGCACCCGGTCGATGGAGGAGGTTCGGCAGGTCCCGATCGTGTGGTCGGGCGGGACCGACGGCGTGATCAGCCCGCACGCCACGATCTTCGCCACCGTCGAGGAAGGCAAGGCCGAACCCACCGACGAACCACGGTTGACGGTCGGGTTCGCGATGAGCGAGCAGCTGCTGCCCGAGGAGATCGGCCGCCGCCCGATGATCGAGAAGGTCGCGGCCGGGGTGAAGGAAGCCATGGCCCGCGCGGGCATCACCGACCCCGCCGACGTGCACTATGTACAGACGAAGACGCCGCTGCTGACCATCGAAACGATCCGCGACGCCAAGAGCCGGGGCAAGTCGGTGTGGACCGAGCACACGCTGGAGTCGATGGACCTGTCCAACGGCACCACCGCGCTCGGCATCGCGGTGGCACTCGGCGAGATCGACATGCCCAGTGACGAGGACGTCATGCACAACCGCGACCTGTACTCCAAGGTCGCGTCGTGCTCCTCGGGCGTGGAACTGGACAGGGCGCAGATCGTGGTCGTCGGCAACGCCAGGGGCGTCGGCGGCCGGTACCGCATCGGCCACTCCGTGATGCGCGACGCGCTCGACCAGGACGGCATCTGGGACTCCGTTCGCGACGCCGGGCTCGGCCTTCCCGCGGTCCCTCACTCCCGTGACCTGGACGGTCGGCTGGTGAACGTGTTCCTCAAGTGCGAGGCCTCACCGGACGGCATGGTGCGCGGGCGGCGCAACGCGATGCTCGACGACTCCGATGTGCACTGGCACCGCCAGATCAAGGCATGCGTGGGTGGCGTCACCGCCGCGGTGACCGGTGACCCGGCTGTCTTCGTGTCCGTCTCGGCCGTCCATCAGGGTCCTTCCGGGGGTGGAACGGTGGCGGCGATCGTCGATCTCGGTGCGGAACCGACCGGTTACCGCGCTCCACGCGACTGA